The following are encoded together in the Ictidomys tridecemlineatus isolate mIctTri1 chromosome X, mIctTri1.hap1, whole genome shotgun sequence genome:
- the LOC101967652 gene encoding transcription elongation factor A protein-like 3, with protein MEKPYRKNEEKLENEEKPEDEVEPEDEGKSDEEEKPDEEGKPAREGKLEDEGEPEEKGQSKDGGKAEKQGKSEGQSKPPGEGKPESQAKPASEPRAAEKRPAEDYVPRKAKRKTDRGTDDSPKDSQEDLQDRHLSSEEMMRECADMSRAQEELRKKQQKMGSFHWMQRDAQDAFNPRGQRGVRGVRGGGRGQRGLHDIPYL; from the coding sequence ATGGAAAAACCCTACcgcaaaaatgaagaaaaactggaaaacGAGGAAAAGCCAGAAGACGAAGTAGAGCCTGAAGATGAAGGAAAATCAGATGAAGAAGAAAAGCCAGACGAGGAGGGGAAGCCAGCAAGGGAGGGAAAGCTAGAAGATGAGGGAGAGCCAGAGGAGAAGGGACAATCGAAAGATGGGGGCAAGGCAGAAAAGCAGGGCAAGTCAGAAGGTCAGAGCAAGCCACCAGGGGAGGGCAAGCCAGAATCCCAGGCAAAGCCAGCCAGCGAGCCGCGGGCCGCCGAAAAGCGCCCCGCTGAAGATTATGTGCCCCGGAAAGCCAAAAGAAAAACGGACAGGGGCACCGATGATTCCCCCAAGGACTCTCAGGAGGACTTACAGGACAGGCATTTGAGCAGTGAGGAGATGATGAGAGAATGTGCAGATATGTCAAGGGCTCAGGAAGAGCTAaggaaaaaacaacagaaaatgggtAGTTTTCACTGGATGCAAAGAGATGCTCAGGATGCGTTCAACCCAAGGGGCCAGCGGGGTGTCAGGGGAGTGAGGGGCGGAGGTAGGGGCCAAAGGGGCTTACACGATATTCCCTACCTTTAA